From Panicum hallii strain FIL2 chromosome 2, PHallii_v3.1, whole genome shotgun sequence, a single genomic window includes:
- the LOC112880333 gene encoding protein ALP1-like — protein sequence METIFFFGMYHDTYMHKNKRRTAPKSGQEWVMRNLADETECYKLFRMTPPMFYKLHDLLVQSYGLKSTSKSNSIEAVGMFLWMVGASQSVRQVDNRLQRSLETVHRNFGKILKCLVKLAADIIRPVDPEFKTIHRRLQCPRFRPHFNDCIGAIDGTHVEVVVPNDKKVQYLCRKGHTTQNVLAVVDFDMRFTFVLAGWPGSVHDMRVFNDAINKYKERFPHPPLGKYYLVDSGYPNRAGYLAPYKGTKYHLPEFRNSTMPRGTKETFNFTHSSLRNVVERAFGVLKMKWRILLKVPSYPPAKQARIIVACMALHNFIRESKLMDEHFDRCDRDEHYVPVEASMSQTRTRDTGRLDEDCNMNEFRDQLANALYNR from the exons ATGGAGACGATCTTCTTTTTTGGTATGTATCATGACACTTATATGCACAAAAATAAGAGGAGGACAGCCCCTAAAAGTGGTCAAGAGTGGGTGATGAGGAATTTAGCTGATGAAACTGAATGTTACAAATTGTTTAGGATGACACCACCAATGTTTTATAAACTACATGACCTGTTAGTGCAATCTTATGGCCTCAAGTCAACATCAAAGTCTAATAGTATAGAGGCTGTAGGAATGTTCCTTTGGATGGTTGGTGCATCTCAGTCAGTCAGACAAGTAGATAATCGACTGCAAAGGTCACTAGAGACAGTGCACCGCAACTTTGGAAAAATTTTAAAATGCCTTGTCAAACTAGCTGCTGATATAATTAGGCCAGTGGACCCAGAATTCAAGACAATACACCGACGGTTGCAATGTCCAAGATTCAGGCCACACTTCAATGATTGTATAGGGGCAATTGATGGAACTCATGTGGAAGTTGTAGTGCCAAATGATAAAAAGGTTCAATATCTTTGTCGAAAGGGTCACACAACACAAAATGTGCTTGCAGTTGTAGACTTTGACATGAGATTTACATTTGTGCTTGCTGGATGGCCGGGATCAGTGCACGACATGAGAGTGTTCAATGATGCCATCAACAAGTACAAAGAAAGGTTTCCACACCCACCTCTAG GGAAGTACTACCTAGTGGATTCGGGATATCCAAATCGTGCAGGTTATCTTGCACCTTACAAGGGGACAAAATACCATCTACCAGAGTTTCGTAATTCCACAATGCCCAGAGGTACGAAAGAGACCTTCAATTTTACTCATTCTTCACTTAGAAATGTCGTGGAAAGGGCCTTTGGAGTTTTAAAAATGAAGTGGAGGATATTGTTGAAAGTGCCAAGCTACCCACCGGCAAAGCAAGCCCGAATAATTGTAGCATGCATGGCATTGCATAATTTTATTAGAGAGAGTAAGCTCATGGATGAACACTTTGATCGTTGCGACCGTGATGAGCACTATGTTCCAGTTGAGGCATCAATGTCACAAACACGTACACGGGACACAGGACGATTGGATGAAGATTGCAACATGAATGAATTTCGAGATCAACTGGCCAATGCTTTGTACAATAGATAG